A genome region from Streptomyces pratensis includes the following:
- a CDS encoding DUF6479 family protein, translating into MDVTNGAWKSLASTGGADGPGAVGVIIGIVGLFVVLLLIGGFWFGMRRRDKESRPPRPEEQPVRPEHRTEIQESGQHGSDRFPENGHALTPYELSDRGNEVIPPPDDEHRRD; encoded by the coding sequence ATGGACGTAACGAACGGAGCATGGAAATCGCTCGCCAGCACCGGCGGCGCCGACGGGCCGGGAGCAGTAGGCGTGATCATCGGCATCGTCGGCCTGTTCGTGGTGCTTCTCCTGATCGGGGGCTTCTGGTTCGGGATGCGGCGGCGCGACAAGGAATCACGGCCGCCGCGCCCCGAGGAGCAGCCGGTGCGTCCGGAGCACCGGACGGAGATCCAGGAGAGCGGGCAGCACGGCTCGGACCGCTTCCCCGAGAACGGCCACGCCCTCACCCCGTACGAGCTCAGCGACCGCGGTAACGAGGTGATCCCGCCGCCGGACGACGAGCACCGGCGTGACTGA
- a CDS encoding ATP-binding cassette domain-containing protein: MAKRTDTRSPAPHVSDSHDLIRVHGARVNNLKDVSVEIPKRRLTVFTGVSGSGKSSLVFSTIAAESQRMINETYSTFVQGFMPTLARPDVDVLDGLTTAITVDQQRMGADPRSTVGTATDANAMLRILFSRLGKPHIGPPSAYSFNTASVRASGGITVERGAARTRTVKATFNRTGGMCTRCEGRGSVSDIDLTQLYDDSKSLAEGAFTIPGWKSDSQWTVQVYAQSGFVDPDKPIRKYTKKELQAFLYGEPVKVKVNGVNLTYEGLIPKIQKSFLSKDKEAMQPHIRAFVERAVAFTTCPDCEGSRLSEGARSSKIERISIADACAMEIRNLAEWVRGLEEPSVAPLLAALQRTLDSFTEIGLGYLSLDRPAGTLSGGEAQRVKMIRHLGSSLTDVTYVFDEPTIGLHPHDIQRMNGLLLRLRDKGNTVLVVEHKPETIVIADHVVDLGPGAGGAGGTVCFEGTVEGLRAGDTVTGRHFDDRAAVKESVREPTGTLEIRGASAHNLRDVDVDIPLGVLTVVTGVAGSGKSSLVHGSLPHRSGAVGEKVVSVDQSPIKGSRRSNPATYTGLLDPIRKAFAKVNGVKPALFSANSEGACPTCNGAGVIYTDLGMMAGVSTTCEDCEGKRFDASVLEYHLGGRDISEVLAMSVTDAEEFFGAGEAATPAAHRILGRLADVGLGYLALGQPLTTLSGGERQRLKLATHMAEKGGIYVLDEPTAGLHLADVQQLLGLLDRLVDSGKSVIVVEHHQAVMAHADWIVDLGPGAGHDGGRIVFEGTPAELVSGRSTLTGQHLADYVGG; the protein is encoded by the coding sequence ATGGCCAAGAGGACGGACACGCGGTCACCCGCGCCGCATGTTTCCGACAGTCACGATCTGATCCGCGTGCACGGCGCACGCGTGAACAATCTCAAGGACGTCAGCGTCGAGATCCCGAAGCGCCGGCTGACGGTGTTCACCGGCGTCTCCGGCTCGGGCAAGAGCTCATTGGTGTTCAGCACCATCGCCGCCGAGTCGCAGCGGATGATCAACGAGACCTACAGCACCTTCGTCCAGGGCTTCATGCCGACGCTGGCGCGGCCCGACGTCGACGTCCTCGACGGGCTGACGACCGCCATCACCGTCGATCAGCAGCGGATGGGTGCCGACCCCCGTTCGACCGTCGGCACCGCCACCGACGCCAACGCGATGCTGCGCATCCTCTTCAGCCGGCTCGGCAAGCCTCACATCGGCCCGCCCAGCGCGTACTCCTTCAACACCGCCTCGGTCCGTGCCAGCGGCGGGATCACCGTCGAACGCGGTGCCGCCAGGACCCGGACCGTGAAGGCGACGTTCAACCGCACCGGCGGAATGTGCACACGCTGCGAGGGCCGGGGTTCGGTGTCCGACATCGACCTCACCCAGCTCTACGACGACTCGAAGTCGCTGGCCGAGGGCGCGTTCACCATCCCCGGATGGAAGTCGGACAGTCAATGGACCGTGCAGGTCTACGCCCAGTCGGGTTTCGTCGACCCGGACAAGCCGATCCGGAAGTACACGAAGAAGGAACTGCAGGCCTTCCTCTACGGGGAGCCGGTCAAGGTCAAGGTCAACGGCGTCAACCTCACTTATGAGGGGCTGATCCCCAAGATCCAGAAGTCGTTCCTGTCCAAGGACAAGGAGGCGATGCAGCCGCACATCCGCGCGTTCGTGGAGCGTGCGGTCGCCTTCACCACCTGCCCCGATTGCGAGGGCTCCCGGCTCAGCGAGGGCGCCCGGTCCTCGAAGATCGAGCGGATCAGCATCGCCGACGCCTGCGCGATGGAGATCCGCAACCTGGCCGAATGGGTGCGCGGTCTGGAGGAGCCTTCGGTGGCTCCGCTGCTCGCCGCGCTGCAGCGGACCCTCGACTCGTTCACGGAGATCGGCCTCGGCTACCTCTCGCTCGACCGGCCGGCGGGCACGCTCTCGGGCGGCGAGGCGCAGCGCGTCAAGATGATCCGGCACCTCGGCTCCTCGCTCACCGACGTCACCTACGTCTTCGACGAGCCGACCATCGGCCTGCACCCCCATGACATCCAGCGGATGAACGGCCTGTTGCTCCGGCTCCGGGACAAGGGGAACACGGTGCTCGTCGTGGAACACAAGCCGGAGACGATCGTGATCGCCGACCACGTCGTCGACCTCGGCCCGGGGGCGGGCGGCGCGGGCGGCACCGTCTGTTTCGAGGGAACCGTCGAAGGGCTGCGGGCAGGCGACACCGTCACCGGGCGCCATTTCGACGACCGGGCCGCCGTCAAGGAGTCGGTGCGCGAGCCCACCGGCACGCTGGAGATCCGCGGTGCGTCGGCGCACAACCTGCGGGACGTCGACGTCGACATCCCGCTCGGAGTGCTGACCGTGGTCACCGGCGTCGCCGGTTCCGGTAAGAGCTCGCTCGTGCACGGGTCCCTGCCACACCGGTCGGGGGCCGTCGGCGAGAAGGTGGTGTCGGTCGACCAGAGCCCCATCAAGGGCTCGCGGCGCAGCAACCCGGCCACGTACACCGGGCTGCTCGACCCGATCCGCAAGGCGTTCGCCAAGGTCAACGGAGTGAAGCCGGCGCTGTTCAGCGCCAATTCCGAGGGCGCCTGCCCCACTTGCAACGGTGCGGGCGTCATCTACACCGACCTCGGGATGATGGCCGGGGTCTCGACGACGTGCGAGGACTGCGAGGGGAAGCGGTTCGACGCGTCGGTCCTCGAATACCACCTGGGCGGCCGCGACATCAGCGAGGTACTCGCGATGTCGGTGACCGATGCCGAGGAGTTCTTCGGCGCGGGCGAGGCCGCCACACCCGCCGCACACCGCATCCTGGGCAGGCTCGCGGACGTGGGGCTCGGCTATCTGGCTCTCGGACAGCCGCTCACCACGCTGTCGGGCGGCGAGCGGCAGCGGCTCAAGCTGGCCACCCACATGGCCGAGAAGGGCGGCATCTACGTCCTCGACGAGCCGACCGCCGGTCTCCACCTCGCCGATGTCCAGCAGTTGCTCGGCCTGCTGGACCGGCTCGTCGACTCCGGCAAGTCGGTCATCGTCGTGGAGCACCATCAGGCGGTCATGGCGCACGCAGACTGGATCGTCGACCTCGGGCCCGGAGCCGGGCACGACGGAGGCCGGATCGTCTTCGAGGGCACACCGGCCGAGCTCGTGTCCGGCCGCTCCACCCTCACCGGTCAGCACCTCGCGGACTACGTCGGCGGCTGA
- a CDS encoding GNAT family N-acetyltransferase, with the protein MRSSVTGRHGEVRIRRAVARDARRLTRLVTTSRAYEGPYAPMVAGYKVGPDYIEAHRVHVAVDDDGRVLGFYALVLSPPELDLMFVADDVQGRGIGRLLVGHLREEARRAGLPSVRVVAHPPAEGFYRSVGAERTGTVAARPPAVMWDRPELVLTVDGGP; encoded by the coding sequence ATGAGATCGAGCGTCACGGGCCGGCACGGCGAGGTCCGGATCAGGCGCGCCGTCGCACGGGACGCCAGGCGGCTCACCCGCCTGGTCACCACGTCCCGTGCCTACGAGGGCCCCTACGCACCCATGGTCGCGGGCTACAAGGTCGGCCCGGACTACATCGAGGCGCACCGCGTCCACGTGGCGGTGGACGACGACGGCCGGGTGCTGGGTTTCTACGCGTTGGTCCTCTCCCCGCCGGAGCTCGACCTGATGTTCGTCGCCGACGACGTCCAGGGGCGGGGCATCGGGCGGCTCCTCGTCGGCCACCTCCGCGAGGAAGCGCGCCGTGCCGGCCTGCCGTCCGTCCGTGTGGTCGCTCACCCGCCGGCCGAAGGCTTCTACCGCAGTGTGGGCGCCGAACGCACCGGTACCGTCGCGGCGCGCCCGCCCGCGGTGATGTGGGACCGGCCCGAGCTGGTGCTCACGGTCGACGGCGGTCCCTGA
- a CDS encoding DUF1992 domain-containing protein yields MTECKPAGVGFETWVDRQIREAEERGAFAGLPGAGKPIPGLDRPYDAMWWIKAKMEREGLSALPPSLTLRKAAEDARLDASRARSEAEVRRILNEMNERIREALARPPAGPPLNLEPFDIDAVVGEWRAERGR; encoded by the coding sequence GTGACCGAGTGCAAACCCGCAGGGGTCGGCTTCGAGACCTGGGTGGACCGGCAGATCCGCGAGGCCGAGGAGAGGGGCGCCTTCGCCGGCCTGCCGGGCGCGGGCAAGCCGATTCCCGGTCTCGACAGGCCCTACGACGCGATGTGGTGGATCAAGGCCAAGATGGAGCGTGAGGGGCTGTCCGCGCTCCCGCCCTCGCTGACGCTGCGCAAGGCGGCCGAGGACGCCCGGCTCGACGCGTCCCGCGCACGGTCGGAGGCGGAGGTCCGGCGCATCCTGAACGAGATGAACGAGAGGATCCGCGAGGCACTTGCCAGACCGCCGGCGGGCCCCCCGCTGAACCTCGAGCCGTTCGACATCGACGCGGTCGTCGGCGAGTGGCGTGCCGAGCGCGGACGCTGA
- a CDS encoding DUF6328 family protein — protein sequence MGQIPAGSGDTGRDEAGTNPRSGRHETEEERADRQWGDLLQELRVAQTGVQILFGFLLAVVFQPRFSDLSTVDRNIYVVTVMLGSATAAALIGPVSYHRLLTGRRLKPQTVIWASRVTKMGLGLLFCTMCSTLLLILRVALHNVAALWLVGGMALWFLVCWFVFPLWAIARDNGRRQADGTKTQGADDSDPRP from the coding sequence ATGGGACAGATACCGGCGGGCAGCGGTGACACGGGGAGAGACGAGGCGGGTACGAACCCGCGCAGCGGACGGCACGAGACCGAGGAGGAGCGCGCGGACCGGCAGTGGGGTGACCTGCTGCAAGAACTGCGCGTGGCGCAGACCGGCGTCCAGATCCTGTTCGGTTTCCTGCTCGCGGTGGTCTTCCAGCCCCGCTTCAGCGACCTGTCCACCGTCGACCGGAACATCTACGTCGTGACCGTCATGCTGGGGTCGGCGACCGCCGCGGCGCTGATAGGGCCGGTGTCGTACCACCGGCTGCTCACCGGCCGCCGGTTGAAGCCACAGACGGTCATCTGGGCCTCACGCGTGACGAAGATGGGTCTCGGCCTGCTCTTCTGCACGATGTGCAGCACGCTGCTGCTCATACTGCGGGTGGCGCTGCACAACGTGGCGGCCCTCTGGCTGGTGGGCGGTATGGCCCTCTGGTTCCTGGTCTGCTGGTTCGTGTTCCCGCTGTGGGCGATCGCCCGGGACAACGGCCGTCGGCAGGCCGACGGGACGAAGACCCAGGGCGCCGACGACTCCGACCCGCGTCCCTGA
- a CDS encoding LLM class F420-dependent oxidoreductase — protein sequence MVQIGYTMMTEQAGPRALVEDVVAAEKAGFDFSVTSDHYFPWLASQGHAPYAWSVLGAAAQATSTIPLMTYVTCPTTRYHPAVVAQKAATLQLLAEGRFRLGLGSGESLNEHVVGAGWPAAHVRLEMLEEAVQIIRALFDGGYVNHHGTHFDVENATLWDLPAQRVPIGIAVSGERSCELAGRLGDLVIATEPRSGLLKEFDRHGGNGKPRVGQVPVCYDTDRDAAIARAHDQFRWSLGGWKVNSELPGPSAFEQATQFVRTEDIAESIPCGSDVDAFVEAVRPYVDAGFTEVALVQIGGAQQRPFIDWAHSTLLPALREL from the coding sequence ATGGTTCAAATCGGCTACACGATGATGACCGAGCAAGCAGGCCCCCGTGCCCTCGTCGAGGACGTGGTCGCAGCGGAGAAGGCCGGCTTCGATTTCAGCGTCACGTCCGATCACTACTTCCCCTGGTTGGCTTCCCAGGGACACGCGCCTTACGCGTGGTCCGTCCTGGGGGCCGCAGCCCAGGCGACGTCCACGATCCCCCTGATGACGTACGTGACCTGCCCGACGACGCGCTACCACCCGGCGGTGGTGGCGCAGAAGGCGGCGACGCTGCAACTGCTCGCCGAGGGCCGCTTCAGGCTCGGCCTCGGCTCCGGAGAGAGCCTCAACGAACACGTCGTCGGGGCCGGCTGGCCCGCTGCCCACGTCCGCCTGGAGATGCTCGAGGAGGCCGTACAGATCATCCGCGCCCTCTTCGACGGGGGCTACGTCAACCACCACGGCACCCACTTCGACGTGGAGAACGCCACGCTGTGGGACCTGCCCGCGCAGCGGGTCCCCATCGGCATCGCGGTCTCGGGGGAGAGGTCCTGCGAACTCGCGGGCAGGCTCGGCGACCTGGTCATCGCGACCGAACCCAGGAGCGGACTGCTGAAGGAGTTCGACCGGCACGGCGGGAACGGGAAGCCCCGGGTGGGACAGGTGCCCGTCTGCTACGACACCGACCGTGACGCCGCGATCGCCCGCGCCCACGACCAGTTCCGCTGGTCGCTCGGCGGCTGGAAGGTCAACTCCGAGTTGCCGGGGCCGTCCGCGTTCGAGCAGGCGACGCAGTTCGTCCGCACGGAGGACATCGCCGAATCGATTCCGTGCGGCTCCGACGTCGACGCGTTCGTCGAAGCCGTGCGCCCCTACGTCGACGCGGGCTTCACCGAGGTCGCCCTCGTCCAGATCGGCGGGGCGCAGCAGCGGCCCTTCATCGACTGGGCGCACAGCACGCTGCTGCCGGCGCTGCGCGAACTGTAG
- a CDS encoding cation diffusion facilitator family transporter translates to MSQPESDRRTRVTVLVALVANLVIAVAKGVGGFLSGSPALLSEAAHSVADSVNEVFLLAALRRSRRPPDARHPFGYGKERYFWSLLAAVGIFVVGGCFSFYQGVEALGRDEQESPDGYTAGLIVLGVALVAEGSSLVRALVQLRGEKSAARDPALRTVIAEDSTAVLGVLLAMAGMVLHLVTGDVVWEASASLGIGVLLVYVAFRLGRDARERLIGESADPGLRRGVEEFLTSQAEIDNVAALFTMGLGLDSVLVAARIDLAPGIDSEEVERVAVRIKRSIARTWPEAEHVFLDITNAPPRGGV, encoded by the coding sequence ATGAGTCAGCCGGAGTCGGACCGCAGGACCCGGGTCACCGTGCTGGTCGCGCTCGTCGCCAACCTCGTCATCGCCGTGGCCAAAGGGGTGGGGGGATTCCTCTCGGGCTCTCCCGCCCTCCTGTCCGAAGCCGCCCACTCCGTGGCGGACAGCGTGAACGAGGTCTTCCTGCTGGCCGCGCTCAGACGCAGCCGCCGCCCGCCCGACGCCCGTCACCCCTTCGGGTACGGCAAGGAGCGCTACTTCTGGTCACTGCTCGCGGCCGTCGGAATCTTTGTCGTGGGCGGTTGTTTCTCGTTCTACCAAGGCGTTGAGGCGCTGGGCCGCGACGAGCAGGAGTCACCCGACGGATACACGGCCGGCCTGATCGTCCTCGGAGTCGCCCTCGTCGCGGAAGGCAGCTCGCTGGTCCGCGCCCTGGTCCAGCTCCGGGGCGAGAAGAGTGCCGCCCGTGACCCCGCACTGAGAACGGTGATCGCCGAGGACAGCACAGCGGTGCTGGGCGTACTGCTAGCGATGGCGGGGATGGTGCTGCACCTGGTGACAGGAGACGTCGTGTGGGAGGCGTCGGCCTCCCTGGGGATCGGCGTCCTGCTGGTCTACGTCGCCTTCCGGCTCGGCAGGGACGCCCGTGAAAGGCTGATCGGGGAGTCCGCCGACCCGGGGCTGCGCCGGGGCGTGGAGGAGTTCCTCACGTCCCAGGCAGAGATCGACAACGTCGCGGCCCTGTTCACCATGGGCCTCGGCCTCGACTCGGTGCTGGTGGCGGCCAGGATCGATCTGGCGCCAGGCATCGACAGCGAGGAGGTGGAGCGGGTCGCCGTCCGCATCAAGCGCTCGATCGCCAGGACCTGGCCGGAGGCCGAGCACGTCTTCCTCGACATCACGAACGCGCCGCCCCGGGGCGGGGTGTGA
- a CDS encoding helix-turn-helix transcriptional regulator: MTLEDLVRLRRARDRMDRDYAEPLDVPALARAALMSPGHFSRSFRAAYGETPYSYLMTRRIERAKALLRRGDLTVTEVCFAVGCTSLGSFSSRFTELVGESPSSYRARPHEAGAAIPACVAKIHTRPVRNGEAKASRRP, from the coding sequence GTGACGCTGGAGGACCTCGTCCGGCTGCGCCGGGCCCGTGACCGGATGGACCGCGACTACGCGGAGCCGCTCGACGTTCCGGCGCTCGCACGTGCCGCTCTCATGTCACCGGGCCACTTCTCCCGGTCCTTCCGCGCGGCGTACGGGGAGACGCCGTACAGCTACTTGATGACACGCAGGATCGAGCGGGCGAAGGCACTGCTGCGGCGGGGCGACCTCACGGTGACGGAGGTCTGCTTCGCGGTCGGTTGCACCTCGCTGGGGTCGTTCAGCTCGCGGTTCACCGAGCTGGTCGGCGAGAGCCCGAGCTCGTACCGGGCCCGGCCCCATGAGGCGGGCGCCGCCATCCCCGCCTGCGTAGCCAAGATCCACACGCGACCGGTCAGGAATGGAGAAGCGAAAGCCTCCCGCCGCCCGTAG
- a CDS encoding VOC family protein, with product MDIKLSQCFIAVDDHDKALVFYRDVLGLEVLNDVGFEGMRWVTVAAPSQPGVEIVLEPPLADPNASPADRAIMAELLAKGLLRGVIFATDDCDATFERIRAAGGEVLQEPVDQPYGVRDCAFRDPSGNMLRFNQPRR from the coding sequence ATGGATATCAAGCTCTCCCAGTGCTTCATCGCCGTCGACGACCACGACAAGGCGCTGGTTTTCTACCGTGACGTCCTCGGCCTGGAGGTCCTCAACGACGTCGGGTTCGAGGGCATGCGCTGGGTGACCGTCGCGGCGCCGTCGCAGCCCGGTGTGGAGATCGTCCTCGAGCCGCCCCTCGCGGATCCCAACGCCTCCCCCGCCGACCGGGCGATCATGGCGGAACTGCTCGCGAAGGGCCTGCTGCGCGGCGTCATCTTCGCCACGGACGACTGTGACGCCACCTTCGAGCGCATCCGCGCCGCGGGCGGCGAGGTGCTCCAGGAGCCGGTCGACCAGCCCTACGGCGTCCGCGACTGCGCCTTCCGGGACCCCTCGGGGAACATGCTGCGCTTCAACCAGCCCCGCAGGTGA
- a CDS encoding tyrosine-protein phosphatase, with translation MQTARAVPASTVVNLRDLGGIALGRHHRLRQGILLRSGQLSELGEHDMAVAALGIRTVVDLRTADERRWAPDRLPAGARLFVADVLGDNPGLAPARLKALLGDPDGAAVLLGGGRAEELFAQTYRKMVLSPGAAAAYRAFLDTVADPRARPLLFHCATGKDRTGWATALLLMMAGASREVVRAEFLAVNRAVRAAFGPAVRRFLDEGGDPEIASAVIEARPRYLEAALDAMDERWGGLDGYLGKALRLPPEVAERLRADLAVPA, from the coding sequence GTGCAGACCGCCCGGGCCGTCCCCGCTTCGACCGTTGTCAACCTGCGCGATCTGGGCGGTATCGCCCTGGGGCGCCACCACCGCCTGCGGCAGGGAATCCTTCTGCGCTCGGGCCAGCTGAGCGAGCTCGGTGAGCACGACATGGCGGTGGCCGCGCTCGGCATCCGCACCGTCGTCGATCTGCGTACCGCCGACGAGCGCCGATGGGCGCCCGACCGGCTGCCGGCGGGGGCGAGGCTGTTCGTCGCGGACGTCCTCGGCGACAACCCCGGCTTGGCGCCCGCCAGGCTCAAGGCGTTGCTCGGCGACCCGGACGGAGCAGCCGTCCTGCTCGGTGGTGGCAGGGCCGAGGAACTGTTCGCACAGACCTATCGCAAGATGGTCCTGTCCCCGGGAGCGGCGGCCGCCTACCGTGCCTTCCTCGACACCGTCGCGGATCCGCGGGCGAGACCGCTCCTCTTCCACTGCGCGACCGGGAAGGACCGGACGGGCTGGGCCACCGCTCTCCTGCTGATGATGGCGGGCGCGTCGCGTGAGGTAGTACGCGCGGAGTTCCTCGCGGTGAACCGGGCGGTGCGCGCCGCCTTCGGACCGGCCGTACGGCGCTTTCTCGACGAGGGCGGGGACCCGGAGATCGCGTCCGCGGTCATCGAGGCCCGGCCCCGCTACCTCGAGGCGGCCCTGGACGCGATGGACGAGCGCTGGGGCGGGCTCGACGGCTACCTGGGCAAGGCGCTGCGCCTACCCCCGGAGGTGGCCGAGCGGCTGCGTGCCGACCTGGCCGTCCCGGCTTGA
- a CDS encoding VOC family protein, with protein sequence MSVELNHTIVHSRNNRESAEFLAHILGLTVGTEWGPFIPVVLANGVTLDFATVPAESITVQHYAFLITEAEFDTSFDRIKADGITYYADPHQKHPGEINHNDGGRGVYFPDPDGHGMELITRPYGGWS encoded by the coding sequence GTGTCGGTCGAGTTGAATCACACCATCGTTCACAGCAGGAACAACCGCGAGTCGGCGGAGTTCCTGGCGCACATTCTGGGTCTCACCGTCGGAACCGAGTGGGGGCCCTTCATCCCGGTGGTCCTCGCGAACGGCGTCACGCTGGACTTCGCGACCGTTCCCGCCGAGTCGATCACCGTGCAGCACTACGCCTTCCTGATCACGGAGGCGGAGTTCGACACCTCCTTCGACCGCATCAAGGCGGACGGGATCACGTACTACGCCGATCCCCACCAGAAGCATCCCGGCGAGATCAACCACAACGACGGGGGACGCGGGGTGTACTTCCCGGACCCCGACGGCCACGGGATGGAACTCATCACCCGTCCTTACGGCGGCTGGTCGTAG
- a CDS encoding VOC family protein, protein MTTGDPRTAPEPAVLSGASAPCWVHLVTRGLEDAQRFYGAVLGWTFRPGPLGRNFVMARSGGAPVAGIGAVASAYQVGVAWMPYFSVRDADVVSDRIRERSGTVGVGPLTVGQGRAVLAADRDGASFGVWEWTGRAATLAPSGNRAHAWLRLRTRDAFDAAIFYGEVLGWESGEPGGCEVAYVKEEVLVRCNGRPLARISSGAVEAAPDPQVRPHWQVQFPVADVGTTVLAAERDGGTLMERRDVQYGSEATLRDPDGALFTVTDVRSPAGADED, encoded by the coding sequence ATGACTACTGGCGATCCGCGGACCGCGCCGGAACCGGCAGTGCTGAGCGGTGCGAGCGCCCCGTGCTGGGTACACCTGGTGACCCGCGGCCTGGAGGACGCCCAGCGCTTCTACGGCGCCGTTCTCGGCTGGACGTTCCGCCCCGGCCCACTGGGCCGGAACTTCGTGATGGCGCGCTCCGGCGGGGCACCGGTGGCCGGCATCGGCGCGGTCGCGTCGGCCTACCAGGTGGGCGTGGCCTGGATGCCCTACTTCTCGGTCCGGGACGCCGATGTCGTCTCGGACCGCATCCGCGAGCGCAGCGGCACCGTGGGCGTGGGCCCGCTGACCGTCGGACAGGGCCGCGCGGTGCTGGCCGCCGACCGGGACGGCGCCTCGTTCGGCGTCTGGGAGTGGACCGGGCGCGCGGCCACACTCGCGCCGTCCGGGAACCGGGCTCACGCCTGGCTGCGGCTGCGCACCAGGGACGCCTTCGACGCCGCGATCTTCTACGGCGAGGTCCTCGGCTGGGAGAGCGGGGAGCCCGGCGGCTGCGAGGTGGCGTACGTGAAGGAAGAGGTGCTCGTACGCTGCAACGGACGCCCGCTGGCCCGGATCAGCTCCGGTGCCGTGGAGGCCGCTCCCGACCCCCAGGTGCGTCCGCACTGGCAGGTGCAGTTCCCGGTGGCCGATGTGGGCACCACGGTCCTCGCCGCGGAGCGCGACGGAGGGACCCTCATGGAGCGGCGCGATGTGCAGTACGGCAGCGAGGCGACGCTACGGGACCCGGACGGCGCGCTGTTCACCGTCACTGACGTACGCAGCCCCGCGGGTGCGGACGAGGACTGA
- a CDS encoding SHOCT domain-containing protein has translation MAVGPVEYLVVAFPGARFADAIAPVLADAVASEAVRILDLAFARRAAGGVVERVALREMDPQGLVPFEPPADQPAGLPQITDLDALERLPEEASAALIVWEDLWSVPLTRVVQDAGGRLLAHERVPADGGDDVITLLERLAELKQRGVLTDAEFAEQKTRILAD, from the coding sequence ATGGCCGTCGGACCCGTGGAATATCTCGTCGTCGCCTTTCCCGGCGCCCGGTTCGCCGACGCCATCGCACCCGTACTGGCCGACGCCGTCGCGTCCGAGGCGGTACGCATCCTCGACCTGGCCTTCGCCCGCAGAGCCGCGGGCGGCGTCGTCGAGCGCGTCGCGCTGAGGGAGATGGACCCGCAGGGGCTGGTGCCGTTCGAGCCGCCGGCAGACCAGCCGGCCGGTCTGCCGCAGATCACGGACCTCGATGCGCTCGAACGTCTGCCGGAGGAAGCCTCCGCCGCACTGATCGTGTGGGAGGACCTCTGGTCGGTGCCTCTCACCCGGGTGGTCCAGGACGCGGGCGGCCGTCTCCTGGCGCACGAGCGCGTTCCCGCGGACGGCGGGGACGATGTCATCACGCTGCTCGAGAGGCTCGCCGAACTGAAGCAGCGGGGCGTTCTCACCGACGCGGAGTTCGCGGAGCAGAAGACGAGGATCCTCGCCGACTGA